Proteins co-encoded in one Arachis hypogaea cultivar Tifrunner chromosome 13, arahy.Tifrunner.gnm2.J5K5, whole genome shotgun sequence genomic window:
- the LOC112735515 gene encoding uncharacterized protein, which translates to MDGTVALLKTSPVCVSDEVDESTKYFHRLFWKFPPCVEAFKHCKPLIGINGTHLYKKYGGTLLLAIVQDGNSNILPVAFALVEGENAESWAFFLSRLRQHVTPQEGILVISDRHNGIKAALEAPNSGWLPPHAYRAYCIQHVAANFTLSFKGRMQGGCS; encoded by the coding sequence ATGGACGGAACCGTTGCTTTGTTGAAGACTTCTCCAGTGTGTGTAAGTGATGAGGTTGATGAGTCAACAAAGTACTTTCATCGTCTTTTCTGGAAATTCCCTCCATGCGTTGAGGCTTTTAAACATTGCAAGCCACTAATCGGCATTAACGGTACGCATCTGTATAAAAAGTATGGCGGGACTTTGCTTTTGGCTATTGTGCAAGATGGAAACTCGAATATATTGCCGGTTGCGTTTGCACTTGTTGAGGGGGAGAATGCTGAGTCGTGGGCTTTTTTCTTATCCCGCTTGCGTCAACATGTGACCCCACAAGAAGGCATTCTGGTGATCTCTGATAGACACAACGGCATTAAGGCTGCACTAGAGGCACCAAACAGTGGTTGGCTACCGCCTCATGCATATCGAGCGTATTGCATTCAACATGTTGCAGCTAATTTTACTCTTAGTTTCAAGGGCAGGATGCAAGGCGGCTGCTCGTGA
- the LOC112733879 gene encoding protein NSP-INTERACTING KINASE 3: MELSSSVSWLLGLLLLAMVEMSSSALSPSGINYEVVALMAIKNGLNDPHNVLENWDINSVDPCSWRMITCSLDGSVSALGLPSQNLSGTLSPGIQNLTNLQSVLLQNNAISGQIPAAIGKLKKLETLDLSNNAFSGEIPSSLGGLTSLNYLRLNNNSLTGACPQSLSNIEGLTLVDLSYNNLSGSLPRVTARTFKIEGNPLICGPKANNCSNVLPEPLSFPPDALTAQSDSSNKSHRVAVAFGASFGSAFIIVIIVVFLVWWRYRQNQQIFFDVSEQYDPEVRLGHLKRYSFKELRAATDHFSSKNILGKGGFGIVYKGCLNDGTIVAVKRLKDYNAAGGEIQFQTEVETISLAVHRNLLRLSGFCSTQNERLLVYPYMSNGSVASKLKDHVHGRPALDWVRRKRIAIGTARGLVYLHEQCDPKIIHRDVKAANILLDEDFEAVVGDFGLAKLLDHRDTHVTTAVRGTVGHIAPEYLSTGQSSEKTDVFGFGILLLELITGHKALDFGRAANQKGVMLDWVKKLHQDGRLSQMVDKDLRGSFDLLELEEMVQVALLCTQFKPSHRPKMSEVLKMLEGDGLAERWEASQSHKSETPRLRSSNSENNPQRYSDFIEESSLILEAMELSGPR, translated from the exons ATGGAACTTAGTAGTTCAGTTTCATGGCTACTTGGTTTACTTCTTTTGGCTATGGTGGAAATGTCTTCTTCTGCTCTTTCTCCTTCAGGGATAAATTATGAAG TTGTAGCTCTGATGGCCATTAAGAATGGCTTGAATGATCCCCATAATGTCCTTGAGAATTGGGATATCAATTCTGTTGATCCTTGTAGCTGGAGGATGATTACTTGTTCTCTAGATGGCTCCGTTTCTGCATT GGGATTGCCTAGTCAGAACTTGTCTGGTACACTATCTCCAGGGATTCAAAACCTTACTAACTTGCAATCAGT GTTGCTTCAGAACAATGCTATTTCCGGTCAGATTCCTGCTGCAATTGGAAAGTTAAAAAAGCTTGAGACACTTGACCTTTCCAATAATGCATTTAGTGGTGAGATACCAAGTTCTTTGGGAGGCCTCACAAGCCTGAACTACCT GCGGTTGAACAATAACAGCCTTACCGGAGCATGCCCTCAGTCTCTTAGTAACATTGAAGGTCTAACACTTGT GGACCTCTCTTATAACAATTTGAGTGGTTCTTTGCCAAGAGTAACAGCAAGAACATTCAA GATTGAGGGTAACCCGTTAATATGTGGTCCAAAAGCAAATAACTGTTCTAATGTGTTGCCAGAACCACTTTCCTTCCCTCCAGATGCTCTAACAG CTCAATCAGACTCTAGCAACAAAAGCCATCGTGTTGCAGTTGCTTTTGGTGCGAGTTTTGGTTCTGCTTTTATCATTGTAATTATTGTTGTGTTTCTCGTTTGGTGGCGATACAGACAGAATCAGCAGATATTCTTTGATGTTAGCG AGCAATACGACCCTGAGGTGCGCCTTGGTCATTTAAAGAGGTATTCATTCAAAGAGCTTAGAGCCGCAACAGACCATTTCAGTTCAAAGAATATTTTAGGAAAGGGTGGCTTTGGAATAGTCTACAAAGGGTGCTTGAATGATGGAACAATTGTGGCAGTTAAAAGGTTGAAGGATTACAATGCTGCTGGTGGTGAGATCCAATTTCAGACAGAGGTTGAGACAATAAGTTTGGCTGTGCACCGGAATCTTCTGCGTCTCAGTGGATTTTGCAGTACTCAGAATGAAAGGCTCCTTGTTTATCCTTATATGTCCAATGGCAGTGTAGCCTCTAAATTAAAAG ATCATGTTCATGGTCGGCCAGCCTTAGATTGGGTGAGGAGGAAGAGAATAGCGATAGGTACAGCGAGGGGGTTGGTTTATTTGCATGAACAATGTGATCCGAAAATTATTCATCGTGATGTCAAAGCAGCCAATATATTGCTAGATGAAGATTTCGAAGCAGTTGTTGGCGATTTTGGTTTGGCTAAGCTTCTGGATCACAGAGATACTCATGTGACAACTGCTGTCCGCGGAACTGTCGGCCATATTGCTCCAGAGTACTTATCAACAGGTCAGTCATCAGAGAAGACTGATGTGTTTGGGTTTGGAATCTTGCTTCTTGAGCTAATCACAGGCCATAAGGCTCTAGATTTCGGGCGAGCAGCAAACCAGAAGGGTGTCATGCTTGATTGG GTTAAGAAGCTCCACCAAGATGGAAGATTAAGCCAAATGGTGGACAAAGATCTAAGGGGAAGTTTTGATTTGCTTGAGTTGGAAGAAATGGTTCAGGTAGCACTATTATGCACACAATTCAAGCCTTCGCATCGCCCGAAGATGTCAGAAGTATTGAAGATGTTGGAAGGTGATGGATTAGCTGAGAGATGGGAGGCCTCACAGTCACACAAGAGTGAAACACCAAGGCTCCGATCTAGTAATAGTGAAAATAACCCTCAAAGATATTCAGATTTCATAGAAGAATCCTCACTCATATTAGAAGCTATGGAGCTTTCTGGCCCAAGGTGA